A genome region from Bufo gargarizans isolate SCDJY-AF-19 chromosome 2, ASM1485885v1, whole genome shotgun sequence includes the following:
- the PROSER2 gene encoding proline and serine-rich protein 2 gives MPSNLLKLSSSIMESEFHNRSDFERSGSFDSQSSQCSRSRSSHFDDENLKYLTNEEKNALMFFEETLDAFEDDPEEPPLSANSSLGYYSPRSTEDSHSDTDDIIDLVETDHNHVEISPEDSGIGLGSTNWNLTQKDSWTSQSPTTVSSSVTIPLKETENLSPDLPSEQRKLHGAIPTPVIIAQKMLEKKRESGNMSPLSPKDGKSPELKKSVGTSPISEGHFIFPGSPNTKPSRFPNNIIIKQVGKQYNKTIAKAAVNVQERKAQVLANIHGPGWFADEIDATNRHEQVGRRTSFREVTSEQTRYEALIKLGLVKEIPVQADVGKSPVSNGEHSVKMMPPETSRRHSNENESISKILMNEPSAFVSLGKTVVIKGEPGTSIERNKRPSSIHIAQEKTQINTNQEIKRTYSMPRPTGFRSQGITVQFSGRDSSEESRKDALRRLGLMSGH, from the exons GATGATGAAAACTTGAAATACTTAACAAATGAAGAGAAAAATGCCCTcatgttttttgaagaaactttaGATGCTTTTGAAGATGACCCTGAAGAACCACCGCTTTCTGCTAATTCTAGTCTTGGCTATTACTCCCCGAGGTCAACAGAAGATAGCCACTCTGACACTGATGACATTATCGATCTGGTGGAGACTGACCACAACCATGTTGAGATTTCACCTGAAG ACTCTGGAATTGGATTAGGCAGTACTAACTGGAATCTTACTCAAAAAGACTCTTGGACCTCACAATCACCCACAACAGTAAGTTCATCTGTGACTATTCCACTGAAGGAAACTGAGAATCTTTCTCCTGACCTGCCATCAGAACAACGAAAACTACATGGGGCTATTCCAACACCTGTAATTATTGCTCAAAAAATGTTGGAGAAAAAACGTGAAAGTGGAAACATGTCACCCTTGTCACCTAAAGATGGGAAGTCGCCAGAACTGAAAAAAAGTGTTGGTACCTCACCAATCAGTGAAGGTCATTTTATATTTCCAGGATCACCAAATACCAAACCCAGTCGTTTTCCAAACAACATAATTATTAAACAAGTTGGGAAGCAGTATAACAAAACtatcgccaaggcagctgtcaATGTACAGGAACGTAAAGCTCAAGTGTTGGCTAATATACACGGTCCTGGATGGTTTGCAGATGAAATTGATGCAACAAATCGTCATGAACAAGTGGGACGGAGAACTTCGTTTCGGGAAGTCACTTCTGAGCAGACAAGATATGAAGCCCTCATCAAACTTGGCTTAGTTAAAGAAATCCCTGTTCAAGCTGATGTAGGCAAGTCTCCTGTCTCAAATGGTGAGCATTCAGTCAAGATGATGCCTCCAGAAACAAGCAGAAGGCATTCAAATGAGAATGAGAGTATCAGCAAAATCTTGATGAACGAGCCAAGTGCCTTTGTTTCTCTTGGAAAAACTGTTGTTATAAAAGGTGAACCAGGAACTTCTATAGAAAGGAACAAACGACCCAGTAGCATACACATTGCACAGGAGAAAACACAGATAAATACTAATCAGGAAATTAAAAGAACTTATTCAATGCCAAGACCTACAGGTTTCCGGTCTCAAGGAATTACAGTACAGTTCTCAGGACGTGACTCTTCAGAGGAGTCTAGAAAAGACGCTTTGAGAAGACTCGGCCTAATGTCAGGACACTGA